In Lotus japonicus ecotype B-129 chromosome 5, LjGifu_v1.2, one genomic interval encodes:
- the LOC130718202 gene encoding translation initiation factor IF3-1, mitochondrial encodes MAFLHQIGKRKLKTVCIQLRRCYIRLPHDSSLNSTPKPYPSEIPRPCSVFHGRPSSVYNSVRFFAAPIQFQPKPKKEEDNGPRLNDEIRAQFIRLVSDDGHTVVSRFQALERARNLKLDLVEVDKNAKPPVCKIMDFHKEAYKKQEKDKERAKSKSEVTLRKGECKEVRISEKTESKDIKMKADMVKKLMEKGYRVKCKATSSNENADLAGSSLSRLLAQIEDVCVVESGPHIARKEVYMVVRHVKYGPSKKGAKKPQDAAQMALKAEEGSANSSDSIEDKNHNSAESGFKFEEVISDGDNHIFFSDASTKDKDSGSPAVLENRYKRADHPGENKSRSNTPNTQVPPAVAENRYQRTDPRNRFQQTIPPNTTGPGVRDGGRWTPSNPNEPRNRYQQTASNNTGPGVRDGVRLSPSNPNEPRNRYQQTASNNTGPGVRDGVRSTPSNPNEPRNRYQQTAPNNTGPGVRDGARWTPSNPNQMRHAQVDSNVHPRIENTNQGINITPGSRNSIPSPDTVTRNPGAPTTPRTGFGIFSASKGPEAQGSNSRDA; translated from the exons ATGGCGTTTCTGCACCAAATCGGAAAACGTAAGCTGAAAACCGTGTGCATCCAATTGCGCAGATGCTACATTCGTCTTCCGCATGATTCTTCATTGAATTCCACCCCCAAACCTTACCCTTCGGAGATTCCACGTCCGTGCTCGGTTTTTCATGGTAGACCCTCAAGTGTTTATAATAGCGTCAGGTTTTTCGCTGCTCCCATTCAG TTTCAACCAAAGCCCAAGAAGGAGGAGGACAATGGGCCACGGCTGAATGACGAAATCAGAGCTCAATTTATCAGACTTGTGTCAGATGATG GGCATACAGTAGTGTCAAGGTTTCAAGCATTGGAACGTGCCAGGAATCTTAAACTTGATCTAGTTGAg GTTGATAAAAATGCTAAGCCACCAGTTTGTAAGATTATGGACTTCCACAAGGAAGCTTACAAAAAACAAGAAAAGGATAAGGAGCGTGCTAAAAGCAAG TCTGAGGTGACATTGCGAAAGGGGGAATGTAAGGAAGTGCGAATTTCTGAAAAAACT GAATCaaaagatattaagatgaaagCAGATATGGTTAAAAAGTTAATGGAGAAGGGTTATAGGGTGAAG TGCAAGGCAACATCAAGCAATGAAAATGCAGACTTGGCAGGATCATCTTTGTCTCGTCTTTTGGCTCAG ATAGAAGATGTCTGTGTTGTGGAGAGTGGACCACATATAGCAAGAAAAGAAGTCTATATGGTAGTCAGACATGTTAAATATGGACCATCCAAGAAAGGTGCGAAAAAACCTCAAGATGCGGCACAGATGGCTCTGAAGGCTGAGGAGGGAAGTGCCAATTCTAGTGATTCTATTGAAGATAAGAATCACAATTCTGCTGAATCTGGGTTTAAGTTTGAGGAGGTGATTTCTGATGGTGACAATCATATTTTCTTCTCGGATGCGAGTACCAAAGACAAAGATTCAGGATCTCCTGCTGTGTTAGAAAATAGGTATAAAAGAGCTGATCATCCGGGCGAAAACAAGTCTCGTTCCAACACGCCCAACACGCAAGTGCCTCCTGCTGTGGCCGAGAACAGGTACCAAAGAACTGATCCTAGAAACCGGTTCCAACAAACAATACCACCAAATACTACAGGTCCAGGAGTAAGAGATGGAGGCAGATGGACACCCTCGAATCCGAATGAGCCGAGAAACCGATACCAACAAACAGCATCAAATAACACAGGTCCAGGAGTAAGAGATGGAGTCAGATTGTCACCCTCGAATCCGAATGAGCCGAGAAACCGATACCAACAAACAGCATCAAATAACACAGGTCCAGGCGTAAGGGATGGAGTCAGATCAACACCCTCAAATCCGAATGAGCCGAGAAACCGATACCAACAAACAGCACCAAATAACACAGGTCCAGGAGTAAGAGATGGAGCCAGGTGGACACCCTCGAATCCGAATCAGATGAGGCATGCCCAGGTCGATAGCAATGTTCATCCCAGAATTGAAAATACCAACCAAGGTATTAACATAACTCCTGGATCAAGAAACTCAATTCCTTCACCTGACACTGTCACCAGGAACCCTGGAGCTCCCACTACCCCACGTACTGGTTTTGGCATTTTCAGTGCTTCTAAAGGTCCTGAGGCACAAGGTAGTAACAGTAGGGATGCCTAG